The following are from one region of the Saccharomyces kudriavzevii IFO 1802 strain IFO1802 genome assembly, chromosome: 12 genome:
- the GRX8 gene encoding glutathione-disulfide reductase GRX8 (similar to Saccharomyces cerevisiae GRX8 (YLR364W); ancestral locus Anc_4.211) gives MSAFVTNAEEMIKSHPYFQLSASWCPDCVYANSIWDKFNVKNKVFVFDIGSLPRNEQEKWRVAFQKVVGSRNLPTVVVNGKFWGTESQLRRFENSGTLEKELTKIGLLS, from the coding sequence ATGTCCGCCTTTGTTACTAATGCAGAAGAGATGATCAAATCCCACCCGTATTTCCAGCTGTCCGCAAGCTGGTGTCCTGACTGCGTCTATGCAAACTCGATTTGGGacaagttcaatgtaaaGAACAAAGTGTTCGTTTTTGACATTGGATCACTGCCAAGAAATGAACAGGAAAAATGGAGGGTTGCGTTCCAAAAGGTTGTTGGAAGCAGAAATCTGCCAACGGTTGTCGTGAATGGTAAGTTTTGGGGAACTGAGAGTCAATTGCGCAGGTTTGAAAATAGCGGTACACTTGAGAAGGAATTGACCAAAATTGGGCTTTtgtcttga
- the RPS22B gene encoding 40S ribosomal protein uS8 (similar to Saccharomyces cerevisiae RPS22B (YLR367W); ancestral locus Anc_4.213) — protein MTRSSVLADALNSINNAEKTGKRQVLLRPSSKVIIKFLQVMQKHGYIGEFEYIDDHRSGKIVVQLNGRLNKCGVISPRFNVKIGDIEKWTANLLPARQFGYVILTTSAGIMDHEEARRKHVSGKILGFVY, from the exons atgaCTCGTTCGTCCGTTTTAGCAGATGCTTTAAATTCCATTAACAATGCAGAAAAGACCGGTAAACGTCAAGTTTTATTGAGACCTTCCTCCAAGgttatcatcaaatttCTGCAAGTTATGCAAAAGCATG GTTACATTGGTGAATTCGAATACATCGACGACCACAGATCTGGTAAGATTGTCGTTCAATTGAACGGTAGATTGAACAAATGTGGTGTCATTTCCCCAAGATTTAACGTAAAGATTGGcgacattgaaaaatggacCGCCAATTTGTTGCCAGCCAGACAATTCGGTTACGTTATTTTGACTACTTCTGCCGGTATCATGGACCATGAGGAAGCTAGAAGAAAGCACGTCTCCGGCAAAATTTTGGGGTTTGTCTATTAA
- the MDM30 gene encoding SCF ubiquitin ligase complex subunit MDM30 (similar to Saccharomyces cerevisiae MDM30 (YLR368W); ancestral locus Anc_4.216) — protein sequence MTKRRSLFMVGSSSTIDHLPPEIWLFISKLLKASDLYNLCLVNRRLYLTITADGIWKKRCYDRWINQEHLDILTGNDYDPIPISRWHSYYLRRAKWENRILSLLCELTEETDPQHFREKYLHILQFRHYKLATFLHRIIKQGYIPNKRPLDLLTYANYLLKNLRHKYVFRLFYPTNATELKNLNTMASRDAEMIYLRLSAIDTSFDDLLDSREFVLNGICSDLLHKYKKIEDFLKLRPVTRVSILISISTEYLDCFPQLNDIEDQMSDEGTKRELHREDFMLLRVYSRESRGYKTIILAIIQAIAKRYNVESYLARDHLVVSEPDFPSGQAFVTVNEDFQPYIFNKEDLLSVWSSNFPNTENFENAALPALLEPMSMQHLLTEFFRTLLRCKPRPFEEYPNRAYGLHDMFPYGVVEVPRDVIMYFAFIYDLFDGMFESGMTNLRGQMLRDLLNYVNANNFGDLSIIIGQNALQEPDDCWSNKRNYVLLDDDGKIGYFYQDIETEDALCVLNQYEVDGKVFITTMDILGDIRVRLAEGLMPFQGDYDVLWESFSPVVPRTDWGLFFRGYDKEKQRMQLSAYTQQKLFNLVDSEQPLHNL from the coding sequence ATGACAAAGAGGAGAAGCCTCTTTATGGTTGGTTCTAGCTCAACAATAGATCATCTACCCCCAGAGATATGGCTTTTTATCTCGAAGTTACTCAAGGCGTCAGACTTGTACAACCTATGTTTAGTTAATAGGAGGTTGTATTTAACAATCACGGCTGATGgaatttggaaaaagagGTGCTATGACCGATGGATTAATCAAGAACACTTAGATATTTTAACCGGTAATGACTACGATCCTATACCGATTTCCCGATGGCATTCTTACTACTTACGAAGGGCAAAATGGGAAAATAGAAtcctttctttattatgCGAATTAACCGAGGAAACAGACCCTCAACATTTTAGGGAGAAATATTTACACATCCTTCAATTTCGACATTACAAATTGGCCACGTTCCTCCATAGGATCATCAAACAAGGCTACATCCCTAATAAAAGACCACTTGATTTACTCACCTATGCCAACTATTTGCTGAAAAACCTAAGACATAAATATGTTTTCCGTTTATTTTATCCAACGAATGCCACGGAACTGAAAAACCTAAATACAATGGCCTCAAGAGATGCGGAAATGATATATCTAAGACTATCCGCCATCGATACGTCTTTTGATGATTTACTGGATTCCAGAGAGTTTGTATTGAATGGCATATGTTCTGATTTGCTACACaagtataaaaaaatagaagatttcttgaaattacGCCCAGTGACCAGAGTCTCTATATTAATCTCAATTAGTACAGAATACCTCGATTGCTTTCCACAACTTAATGATATAGAGGATCAAATGAGCGATGAAGGTACAAAAAGAGAGCTGCATAGGGAGGACTTCATGCTACTAAGAGTATATTCTCGAGAAAGTCGAGGCTATAAAACCATTATCCTGGCAATTATACAAGCCATCGCCAAAAGGTATAACGTTGAATCATACCTTGCCCGAGATCATTTGGTAGTGTCTGAACCTGATTTCCCAAGTGGACAGGCTTTTGTAACTGTCAATGAAGATTTTCAGCCATAcattttcaacaaagaaGATCTTCTAAGTGTTTGGTCAAGTAATTTTCCCAACAcggaaaattttgagaatgCAGCCTTACCGGCGTTATTAGAACCAATGTCAATGCAACATCTACTGACGGAATTCTTTCGTACATTACTACGATGTAAACCAAGACCATTTGAGGAATATCCCAATAGAGCCTATGGATTACATGATATGTTTCCCTATGGAGTTGTGGAAGTTCCAAGGGACGTAATCATGTATTTTGCATTCATATACGATCTTTTTGATGGTATGTTTGAATCTGGAATGACAAATCTGCGCGGCCAGATGTTGAGAGATTTATTGAATTACGTTAACGCAAATAATTTTGGTGATTTGAGTATTATCATTGGCCAAAATGCCCTCCAAGAACCAGATGATTGCTGGTCCAACAAGAGAAATTATGTCCTTTTGGATGACGATGGGAAGATCGGGTACTTCTATCAGGATATTGAAACCGAAGATGCCCTATGTGTTTTAAATCAATATGAGGTGGACGGCAAGGTATTTATAACAACAATGGATATTTTGGGTGACATAAGAGTACGTCTGGCTGAGGGACTGATGCCTTTTCAGGGTGATTATGATGTGTTGTGGGAGAGTTTCTCTCCAGTGGTTCCGCGAACTGACTGGGGGCTCTTTTTCAGAGGTTATGACAAAGAGAAGCAGAGGATGCAATTAAGCGCTTACACACAACAAAAGCTTTTCAATCTTGTAGATAGCGAACAGCCCTTACATAACTTATAA
- the SSQ1 gene encoding Hsp70 family ATPase SSQ1 (similar to Saccharomyces cerevisiae SSQ1 (YLR369W); ancestral locus Anc_4.217) produces the protein MLKFGKLNCLKTRINTRSLYSTSSQAAKKVIGIDLGTTNSAVAYIRDSSDKKSATIIENDEGQRTTPSIVAFDVKNSPQNKEQMKTLVGMAAKRQNAINAENTFFATKRLIGRAYDDKEVQRDKSVMPYKIVKCESNGQAYLSTSNGLIQSPSQIGSILLKYLKRVSEEYLSEEIKLAVITVPAYFNDSQRQATKDAGKLAGLNVLRVINEPTAAALSFGIDDKRNNGLIAVYDLGGGTFDISILDIEDGVFEVRATNGDTHLGGEDFDNVIVNYIIDSFIKENSEIKREEITRNRETMQRLKDISERAKIDLSHVKKTVIELPFIYKNKHLQVSMTEEELDNMTLSLINRTIPPVKQALKDADIEPENIDEVILVGGMTRMPKIRSVVKGLFGKSPNSSVNPDETVALGAAIQGGVLSGEIKNVLLLDVTPLTLGIETFGGAFSPLIPRNTTVPVKKTEIFSTGVDGQTGVDIKVFQGERGLVRNNKLIGDLKLTGITPLPKGMPQIYVTFDIDADGIINVSAAEKSSGKEQSITVIPNSGLSEQEIANLIEEANANRAQDNLVRQRLELISKADIMISDTENLFKRYENLISKEEEYPKVVADIKAVGQDIKKFKANENDMSIDVNQIKKATDALQGRALKLFQSATKNQQKSTK, from the coding sequence ATGCTAAAATTTGGTAAATTGAACTGTCTCAAAACGAGAATTAACACACGATCACTATACTCAACGAGCTCCCAAGCAGCTAAAAAGGTAATTGGTATCGATTTGGGTACTACAAATAGTGCGGTTGCATACATTCGTGATTCGAGTGATAAAAAATCAGCTACGATAATAGAGAATGATGAAGGGCAACGAACGACACCATCGATAGTTGCCTTTGATGTTAAGAACTCGCCAcaaaataaagaacaaATGAAGACCCTTGTTGGGATGGCAGCTAAGAGGCAAAATGCAATTAATGCTGAGAACACATTTTTTGCCACAAAGAGACTTATTGGTCGTGCATATGATGACAAAGAAGTTCAACGAGATAAGAGCGTTATGCCGTATAAGATTGTAAAATGTGAATCCAATGGGCAGGCCTATCTCAGTACGTCGAATGGACTTATTCAATCGCCAAGCCAAATAGGATCCATACTACTAAAGTACCTGAAACGAGTCTCAGAAGAATACTTGAGCGAAGAGATCAAGCTAGCAGTTATTACTGTCCCAGCGTATTTCAATGACTCTCAAAGACAAGCTACAAAAGACGCCGGTAAACTTGCTGGACTGAATGTCTTAAGAGTCATTAATGAACCAACGGCAGCCGCTTTGAGTTTCGGAATTGatgataaaagaaataatggGCTAATTGCAGTTTACGATTTGGGTGGTGGTACATTTGACATATCAATCTTGGATATTGAAGATGGTGTATTTGAAGTTCGTGCTACTAACGGTGATACGCATTTGGGTGGGGAAGATTTTGATAATGTTATCGTAAACTATATCATAGATAgtttcatcaaagaaaattccgAAATTAAACGTGAAGAAATCACCAGGAACAGGGAGACAATGCAGAGATTGAAAGATATATCTGAAAGAGCCAAGATAGATTTATCTCACGTGAAAAAAACCGTCATCGAACTGccttttatatataaaaacaaacatCTACAAGTATCGATGACAGAGGAAGAGCTGGATAATATGACGTTGTCGCTAATAAACAGAACCATTCCGCCTGTGAAGCAAGCCTTAAAGGACGCTGATATCGAACCAGAAAATATAGATGAGGTTATCCTTGTTGGCGGTATGACACGTATGCCCAAAATCAGGTCTGTTGTGAAAGGCCTATTTGGTAAATCTCCAAATTCCAGCGTAAATCCTGACGAAACGGTTGCCCTAGGTGCAGCCATTCAAGGTGGTGTTTTATCTGgtgaaatcaaaaatgttttaCTTCTGGATGTAACACCATTGACATTAGGCATTGAGACGTTTGGAGGAGCATTTTCGCCATTAATACCTAGGAATACAACAGTTccagtaaaaaaaactgaaataTTCAGTACAGGAGTTGATGGGCAAACTGGCGTTGATattaaagtttttcaagGTGAAAGAGGATTGGTACGTAACAACAAATTGATTGGTGACTTGAAGCTTACCGGAATCACACCATTACCCAAGGGCATGCCCCAAATATATGTTACATTTGATATCGATGCCGATGGTATCATCAATGTATCTGCCGCCGAAAAGAGCAGTGGTAAAGAACAATCCATCACCGTGATACCTAATTCCGGATTAAGcgaacaagaaattgctAATTTGATTGAAGAAGCAAATGCCAATAGGGCTCAAGATAACCTGGTCAGACAAAGGTTAGAGCTTATTTCTAAAGCTGACATTATGATAAGCGACACCGaaaatttgttcaaaagataTGAAAACCTGATTtctaaagaagaagagtaTCCAAAGGTTGTAGCAGATATCAAAGCTGTGGGACAAGATATTAAGAAGTTCAAAGCTAATGAAAACGATATGTCAATTGATGTTAACCAAATAAAGAAAGCTACTGATGCGTTACAGGGCAGAGCTTTGAAGTTGTTCCAAAGTGCCACGAAGAATCAGCAAAAATCAACCAAATAA
- the ARC18 gene encoding Arc18p (similar to Saccharomyces cerevisiae ARC18 (YLR370C); ancestral locus Anc_4.218) encodes MPAYHSTFPVDPNTDRMVGNFALLPLNTKFRGPAYPSNSDYDIIDECLDLFRANSFFKNFEIKSPADRVLIYGILFINDCLAHLKISTSYSEAVKVLTNVALDNFTLPGTPGFPLNNVYQVPVQDHNAIDLLKTYIQQFRQELAMRLLERTYKDSKEQPSKFWLAFTRRRFMNKTL; translated from the coding sequence ATGCCTGCCTATCACTCGACTTTTCCTGTAGATCCCAACACTGACCGAATGGTAGGGAACTTTGCGCTTCTGCCCTTGAACACCAAGTTTAGAGGCCCTGCATACCCGAGCAATTCCGATTACGATATTATCGATGAGTGCTTAGACCTATTTCGCGccaattcctttttcaagaacttcGAAATCAAGTCTCCTGCCGACAGAGTGCTCATTTATGGGATCCtttttatcaatgattGCCTTGCTCatttaaaaatatcaacGTCCTACAGTGAAGCCGTGAAAGTGTTGACCAACGTGGCCTTGGATAATTTTACCTTACCTGGTACCCCTGGGTTCCCCTTAAATAACGTTTATCAAGTGCCAGTGCAGGACCACAATGCAATTGACCTATTGAAAACCTATATTCAACAGTTCCGTCAAGAACTGGCAATGAGACTGTTGGAAAGGACCTATAAGGACTCTAAAGAACAACCTTCGAAGTTTTGGTTGGCCTTTACCAGAAGAAGATTCATGAATAAAACACTATAA